The DNA window ATCCTTCCCGCCACGTGCACCTGGTCCCCTGGTTTGTGACGGTTCCCGCTCGTGACGATCCTCCTCGAAGAGTTCGCCCGGGCGAGGGTCGTCGCTGCCGTGGTCACGGTGGTCGTGGCCGGTCGTGTCCTCGAACACCTGCGGGTATTCGGCTGATTCGGCGTGTTCGACCACGCGGTCGGCGAGGTCGTTTTCGCCGGCGTCGGCCCACCCGGGAGCGTGGTCGTCGAGCCACGCCTCGTGGTCCTCGTCGCCGAGCATCGCGGTGAACGCGAGATGGTTGGCGAGGTGGCGCGCGTCGGCCTGTGGCGTCTCGCAGACCGGACAGGCGTATCCCATACCGATCCGACGCGCTCCACGCGTTTCTATCCCGCGTCCGACGGTCGATATCGTCTACGA is part of the Halococcus salifodinae DSM 8989 genome and encodes:
- a CDS encoding DUF5810 domain-containing protein — encoded protein: MGYACPVCETPQADARHLANHLAFTAMLGDEDHEAWLDDHAPGWADAGENDLADRVVEHAESAEYPQVFEDTTGHDHRDHGSDDPRPGELFEEDRHEREPSQTRGPGARGGKDLDPETATAVEKAREMTRQANESDDVSDAVDTTDDRDVADDTADASGDENG